A stretch of the Aspergillus puulaauensis MK2 DNA, chromosome 6, nearly complete sequence genome encodes the following:
- a CDS encoding SDR family oxidoreductase (COG:Q;~EggNog:ENOG410PPM6;~InterPro:IPR002347,IPR036291;~PFAM:PF00106,PF16363,PF13561,PF01370;~go_process: GO:0055114 - oxidation-reduction process [Evidence IEA]), with product MSGPTIVLITGVARGIGRGLAEAYLSRPNHTVIGTVRDTAAPNVDSLHSYTTAPGSRLILVQLESTNPEDYTELASTIKSEGITHLDIIIPNAGVASPAGTPATVDIDVVMNVFDVNTLSTLRLFQVTRDFLQKSPRKPKWASMSSGAASITCLEQFGTARVAPYALSKAGMNWITVAIHASEEWLTAFAIHPGLVQTDMGNKGAQMMGLKEAPNTLEEAVTKTMAAIDGATREGTSGKFLNIIDGTEVPW from the exons ATGTCTGGCCCAACCAttgtcctcatcaccggcgtcGCCCGAG GAATCGGTAGAGGGCTCGCAGAAGCCTATCTCTCCCGGCCAAACCACACTGTAATCGGCACTGTGCGAGACACGGCAGCCCCCAATGTCGATTCCCTACACTCGTACACCACAGCGCCAGGCTCCcgcctcatcctcgtccaacTCGAAAGCACCAACCCAGAGGACTATACCGAGCTTGCATCAACCATAAAGTCTGAAGGAATCACCCACCTCGACATCATCATTCCAAACGCAGGGGTTGCTTCCCCAGCTGGAACCCCAGCTACCGTCGACATCGACGTCGTAATGAACGTCTTTGACGTGAATACCCTAAGTACCCTTCGCTTATTTCAGGTTACTAGGGATTTTTTGCAAAAGTCACCCAGAAAGCCGAAATGGGCCTCCATGAGCTCTGGTGCGGCGTCAATCACTTGCCTTGAGCAGTTTGGGACGGCCCGGGTTGCGCCGTATGCGTTGAGTAAGGCGGGGATGAATTGGATTACTGT CGCCATTCATGCGTCTGAGGAGTGGTTAACGGCGTTTGCGATTCATCCTGG GCTGGTGCAAACAGATATGGGCAATAAGGGTGCACAGATGATGGGTTTGAAAGAGGCGCCAAATACACTCGAGGAAGCGGTTACCAAGACAATGGCTGCG ATTGATGGTGCGACGCGCGAGGGTACGTCCGGCAAGTTCTTGAACATTATTGATGGGACGGAGGTGCCATGGTAG
- a CDS encoding uncharacterized protein (COG:M;~EggNog:ENOG410Q18J;~InterPro:IPR000845,IPR035994,IPR002110,IPR020683, IPR027417,IPR007111,IPR036770;~PFAM:PF05729,PF12796,PF01048,PF13637,PF13857, PF00023;~go_function: GO:0003824 - catalytic activity [Evidence IEA];~go_function: GO:0005515 - protein binding [Evidence IEA];~go_process: GO:0009116 - nucleoside metabolic process [Evidence IEA]), protein MSGNLQPLGHEDYTVGWICALPKTELVAAEAMLDEEHPVLPAAQPEDENTYSLGRIGDHNVVIACLPAEQTGKASAATVAKDMLRSFPAVRFGLMVGIGGGAPYYGSQSDDEEYSDSEEELSDDIRDIRLGDVVISLHTKDTEAVVQYDFGKSVQGKEFVHTGGKLNKPPLVLLNAIARLQGQHVRKGNRIPELLQEALDKYPLIADSFRYPAAAKDRLFKPGTIHIESKKSCKLCCGPDNSNIVRRPDRATTAPNIHYGTVGSADQVMKDTVLRDQWAEEENIICFEMEAAGLMDSYPCLVIRGICDYADSHKNKAWHPYAAATAASYAKELLLLMPGQDVAGLTPIKQMFNQLGRIEESTTEVRRAVLSSQEEKQRSKILSSLSTLDYNTRQIDIFARRTEGTGTWFLNTNSFITWRDTSGQALYCPGIPGAGKTVLTSVIIDHLRPKLADNNAALAFIYCSYNDRNNADDIIRCVLKQIASQIPSLPDEVRRLYDLYKSQNKPTPRTDDVIQTIRSVATRVSRVYVVIDALDECLDDYRTDLLDALNKLMPLMNILVTARPVASIKDSLRPDLEQRIEAVNDDIVTYIEAQITGKRLKLSNELLKKPELRSQIVNELVASAKGMFLHARFHMEQLVPKHNILDLRNALKNLPKTSDQIYEKAMERVQSQDNETVSLANRTLQCVIGAVRLLHIRELQHALAVREGDYDIDDEALTAPNHLLSICAGLLTIDEEDGVLRLVHYTAQEFFKKHEHRYFSDIQEELTSICLTYLSLGVLDVYCQDDNDWWWIDNYVLLEYAAMNLGEHASGGIKGAMLQTAVSLFLNETKVTVVADMALAGHPDSWVRGSPNGITGIHYASYLGLADVVGQLLEQVGEEIDRKDTWARSPLSWAAEGGHAAVVKLLLDTDKVALDSRDHEGQTPLLYAADGGHEAVVKLLLDRKKVNIDLKDPWGRTPLLLATQGGHEAVVKLLLETGKVDIDSRTDEGRTPLSFAAWKGHEAVVKLLLETGKVDIDSKDFKSWTPLRWAEEYGHKGVVALLYHENKMDVDTECLDG, encoded by the exons ATGTCCGGAAACTTGCAACCGCTTGGGCATGAGGATTACACGGTCGGTTGGATATGTGCCTTACCGAAAACAGAGCTTGTTGCGGCAGAGGCTATGTTGGATGAAGAGCACCCAGtacttccagcagctcaaccGGAAGATGAAAACACGTACAGCCTGGGCAGAATCGGTGATCATAATGTGGTGATTGCATGCCTGCCCGCAGAGCAAACAGGCAAGGCCTCTGCTGCTACCGTGGCCAAAGACATGCTGCGCAGCTTCCCAGCTGTTCGGTTTGGACTGATGGTTGGCATCGGTGGTGGAGCACCTTATTATGGTAGTCAatcggatgatgaggagtaCAGCGACAGTGAAGAGGAGCTGAGTGATGATATACGAGATATCAGACTTGGTGATGTCGTGATAAGCCTGCATACCAAGGACACCGAAGCTGTTGTGCAATACGACTTTGGAAAATCGGTACAGGGGAAAGAGTTTGTTCACACCGGTGGGAAATTGAACAAGCCCCCACTTGTTTTGTTGAATGCAATTGCCAGGCTTCAAGGACAACATGTGCGAAAAGGCAACAGAATACCAGAACTACTGCAGGAGGCACTGGACAAGTATCCACTTATAGCCGATTCGTTCAGGTACCCAGCAGCTGCAAAAGACCGGTTATTTAAGCCTGGCACCATCCATATAGAGAGTAAGAAGTCATGCAAGCTTTGCTGTGGGCCTGATAATAGCAACATTGTTAGAAGGCCAGACCGAGCTACGACTGCCCCCAATATACATTATGGGACTGTTGGGTCGGCAGATCAGGTCATGAAGGACACCGTGCTGAGAGATCaatgggcggaggaggagaacaTCATATGTTTTGAAATGGAAGCAGCTG GTTTGATGGACTCGTACCCTTGTCTTGTCATCCGTGGTATCTGTGACTACGCAGATTCCCACAAAAATAAGGCCTGGCACCCATATGCAGCCGCAACTGCAGCATCCTATGCAAAGGAACTCCTACTTTTAATGCCTGGTCAAGATGTGGCAGGCTTGACTCCAATTAAGCAGA TGTTCAATCAATTGGGAAGAATTGAAGAAAGCACAACAGAAGTAAGGCGCGCAGTCTTATCCTCTCAAGAAG AGAAACAACGCAGCAAAATCCTGTCCTCGCTATCAACATTGGACTATAATACCAGGCAAATCGATATATTTGCTCGACGAACAGAAGGAACCGGGACCTGGTTTCTCAACACCAATTCATTTATCACATGGAGGGACACGTCGGGCCAGGCCTTATACTGCCCTGGCATTCCAGGTGCCGGAAAAACGGTGTTAACATCTGTTATTATTGACCATCTTCGGCCGAAGCTTGCTGATAACAACGCCGCGTTAGCATTCATCTATTGCTCCTATAATGACCGCAACAATGCCGATGATATTATACGCTGCGTATTAAAACAGATAGCGTCTCAGATCCCTTCTCTCCCAGACGAAGTCAGGAGGCTTTATGATCTTTATAAGTCGCAGAACAAGCCAACTCCTCGCACAGATGATGTTATACAAACTATACGATCCGTTGCCACCAGAGTTTCTAGGGTATATGTTGTTATTGACGCTCTTGATGAGTGCTTAGACGATTACAGGACTGATTTGCTTGATGCTCTCAACAAACTCATGCCGTTGATGAACATCCTTGTCACTGCTCGCCCTGTCGCTTCGATCAAGGATTCGTTGCGTCCAGATCTCGAGCAGCGTATTGAAGCCGTCAATGACGATATCGTAACCTATATTGAAGCTCAAATCACCGGGAAAAGGCTTAAGCTTTCCAACGAGCTTCTCAAGAAGCCCGAACTTCGCTCGCAGATAGTTAACGAGCTTGTGGCCAGTGCGAAAGGAAT GTTCCTACACGCTCGGTTTCATATGGAACAGCTCGTACCAAAACACAATATCCTGGATCTTCGTAACGCCTTGAAGAATCTGCCGAAGACTTCGGACCAGATTTATGAGAAGGCGATGGAAAGAGTACAAAGTCAAGATAACGAAACTGTTTCTCTGGCAAACAGAACATTACAGTGTGTCATAGGCGCAGTGCGATTGCTTCATATCCGCGAACTCCAGCATGCACTCGCAGTAAGAGAAGGAGATTATGATATCGATGACGAGGCACTCACTGCACCAAACCATCTTCTCTCAATATGTGCTGGCCTGCTTACAAtagatgaagaggatggcgTGCTCCGGTTGGTTCACTATACGGCACAGGAATTCTTCAAGAAACACGAGCACAGATATTTCTCCGATATTCAGGAGGAGCTTACATCTATCTGCCTAACCTATCTATCCCTCGGGGTATTGGATGTCTATTGCCAGGATGATAATGATTGGTGGTGGATTGACAACTACGTGCTTCTTGAATATGCAGCTATGAACCTGGGGGAGCACGCTTCTGGAGGGATTAAGGGTGCCATGCTGCAGACAGCCGTAAGCCTGTTTTTAAACGAGACCAAAGTGACTGTTGTAGCGGACATGGCGCTTGCGGGACACCCAGACTCGTGGGTCCGGGGCTCTCCTAATGGTATCACTGGCATCCACTATGCATCGTACTTGGGATTGGCAGATGTCGTTGGCCAGTTACTCGAGCAAGTCGGGGAGGAAATCGACCGGAAGGATACGTGGGCCCGATCGCCGCTATCATGGGCTGCAGAGGGGGGCCACGCGGCAGTAGTAAAATTACTCCTTGACACTGACAAGGTGGCGTTGGATTCAAGAGATCATGAGGGCCAGACACCCTTATTATATGCTGCAGATGGGGGTCATGAAGCAGTCGTGAAACTACTGCTTGACAGGAAGAAGGTGAATATAGATTTAAAAGATCCATGGGGACGGACCCCCTTATTATTAGCTACACAGGGTGGCCACGAGGCAGTAGTAAAGCTACTCCTTGAGACTGGCAAGGTGGATATAGACTCAAGAACTGATGAGGGTCGGACACCCTTATCATTTGCTGCATGGAAGGGTCATGAGGCAGTAGTGAAGCTACTCCTTGAGACTGGCAAGGTGGATATAGACTCAAAAGACTTTAAGAGTTGGACACCTTTGAGATGGGCGGAGGAATATGGCCACAAGGGGGTGGTAGCGCTACTTTATCACGAAAACAAGATGGATGTGGACACAGAATGTTTGGATGGCTAG
- a CDS encoding uncharacterized protein (SECRETED:SignalP(1-18)) → MNLFTILAWGMLVPISLSSPTAINKMTLAPGIAQSLTCSELATVNTRLDSLIRYAFPPEVPGEKAYAVQGFTHSYKFLINSMHHSDCAAEAQKAMAETESVPMHLPMSMSMSAGEGYDVESYLMGHRNGMKAKRQEDGTNTILCLVIDALLEGVGSGAATAMTTAAAAAVPTLVARQDTGIVQQLLTLLGEILGIVLGCDESGSG, encoded by the coding sequence ATGAACCTTTTCACAATCCTCGCCTGGGGCATGCTCGTCCCCATTTCCCTTTCATCCCCAACAGCAATAAACAAAATGACATTAGCCCCCGGAATCGCACAATCCCTCACCTGCTCCGAACTGGCAACCGTCAACACCAGACTCGACAGCCTAATCCGCTACGCATTCCCTCCCGAAGTCCCCGGAGAAAAGGCCTACGCTGTGCAGGGCTTCACGCACTCGTATAAGTTCCTGATTAACAGCATGCACCACTCTGACTGCGCTGCTGAGGCGCAGAAAGCTATGGCGGAGACGGAGTCTGTGCCGATGCATCTGCCCATGTCTATGTCTATGTCCGCGGGTGAGGGGTATGATGTTGAGAGTTATTTGATGGGACACCGTAATGGTATGAAGGCTAAGCGGCAAGAAGATGGGACTAATACGATACTTTGTTTGGTTATTGATGCGCTGCTGGAAGGGGTTGGAAGTGGTGCAGCCACTGCCATGACCAccgctgcggctgcggctgtaCCGACGCTGGTAGCAAGGCAGGATACTGGAATCGTGCAGCAGTTACTTACGCTGCTTGGGGAGATTCTGGGTATTGTTCTTGGATGTGATGAGTCGGGGTCTGGGtga
- a CDS encoding uncharacterized protein (COG:M;~EggNog:ENOG410PKAU;~InterPro:IPR002110,IPR020683,IPR036770;~PFAM:PF12796;~go_function: GO:0005515 - protein binding [Evidence IEA]) codes for MDRPVSFNTPRGLPELPAEVLYCIADELNYTWDISTLCLVNRRLYNVLNRYLYLFDKQYTPHSVLQWAVKNGRRPLVEMLLDDFVRDAPEGMAEWSAEMQSASKQGHVHIAEFLIEFGRNTFLSSFPQMLQSELRPSIDHGNELIVRLLLQNRALPVDLQTPGAAHCQDFKSLSVVKTLIELTPPSSTELAVIFLNALACPVSSTPEIVDLCFDRGADLATKTQDGKGLLHIAVLGRNPETVRRLLQRGVGLGLPGGTRMDPLMLALRIEKLDIARILLEQLNADEILADGREVQPFLIIAAACGSDSIVQQLLQSSLAPDIFTPRSYPQTPGNRALVSAASFGQVPIARLLLEQGAKPHAMTLLCALEDGSVPMVKMLLEAGADPNYTSPHTLRSAWRVSAKDEALFSLMLAHGAGEPPAQWPERIWEDAMKGGVAQTQMLLERREPPERDSYFFLSNAVDAGVPMLELLYGDESRLSREDIRGLDNQPSLPLQAIRNGDLAAFSWLVRKGFSKILSEHALCELLCALFVFLDMDDAVQGLDLLLEYGADINAEGMTGHRAIWVATAYRLSKSALKVLLKRGADPSLWPDETPEHVAELLSSGASLPASRTVGFLLKKMLPVWNWDDMRELLSRLKSQADDSEDWRQVRILERFEYKHGVGF; via the coding sequence ATGGACAGACCAGTCTCTTTCAACACTCCGAGGGGTCTCCCCGAGCTTCCTGCTGAAGTGCTGTATTGCATTGCCGATGAGCTCAACTACACCTGGGATATCAGCACGCTTTGTCTGGTGAATCGACGCCTGTACAATGTCCTTAATCGTTACTTATATTTGTTCGACAAGCAGTACACACCGCATTCAGTACTCCAATGGGCCGTGAAAAATGGCCGCCGGCCACTCGTCGAGATGCTGCTCGACGATTTTGTGCGCGATGCGCCTGAGGGTATGGCAGAATGGTCCGCAGAAATGCAGTCCGCCTCTAAGCAGGGCCATGTACACATCGCCGAGTTTCTGATAGAGTTTGGAAGGAATACCTTTTTATCCTCCTTCCCGCAAATGCTGCAGTCGGAGCTCCGGCCTTCGATTGATCATGGCAACGAACTTATAGTCCGACTATTACTCCAGAATCGGGCATTGCCTGTGGATCTGCAGACACCGGGTGCCGCGCACTGTCAAGATTTCAAAAGCCTGTCTGTAGTAAAGACACTGATTGAACTCACTCCGCCCTCTTCGACGGAGTTGGCAGTGATATTCCTCAACGCCCTTGCGTGCCCCGTGAGCTCGACCCCCGAGATTGTCGATTTATGTTTCGACAGGGGAGCTGACCTGGCCACCAAAACCCAGGATGGAAAGGGTCTCCTCCATATCGCCGTTCTTGGCCGCAACCCTGAAACAGTACGGCGTCTGCTCCAGCGCGGCGTGGGTCTCGGACTACCAGGTGGCACTCGTATGGATCCACTAATGCTAGCACTTCGCATCGAGAAACTGGATATCGCTAGAATATTGCTAGAACAGTTAAATGCGGACGAGATCCTTGCCGACGGCAGAGAGGTACAGCCATTCCTCATCATTGCTGCAGCCTGCGGGTCAGACTCTAttgtgcagcagcttctccagaGCAGCCTTGCACCGGATATTTTTACGCCGCGCTCTTACCCCCAAACCCCCGGAAACAGAGCACTTGTGTCGGCTGCCAGCTTTGGGCAGGTCCCCATCGCCAGGTTGCTCCTGGAGCAAGGCGCCAAACCGCACGCAATGACCCTGCTCTGTGCGCTAGAAGACGGAAGCGTACCGATGGTCAAAATGTTACTCGAGGCAGGGGCCGATCCGAATTACACGAGTCCACACACGCTTCGGTCCGCATGGCGTGTTTCCGCAAAGGACGAGGCTTTGTTTAGCCTTATGCTCGCGCATGGTGCTGGAGAGCCTCCCGCGCAGTGGCCTGAACGGATATGGGAAGACGCCATGAAAGGAGGCGTAGCCCAAACCCAGATGCTGCTGGAGCGAAGAGAACCACCAGAACGGGATAGCtatttcttcctttccaacgCAGTGGATGCGGGTGTTCCCATGCTCGAGCTTCTATACGGCGACGAATCTAGACTCAGCAGAGAAGATATACGCGGTCTCGATAACCAGCCATCACTACCCCTGCAGGCTATCCGTAACGGAGATCTCGCAGCGTTTAGCTGGCTGGTGAGGAAAGGATTCAGCAAGATACTATCAGAGCACGCGTTGTGCGAACTCTTGTGTGCGCTGTTTGTGTTCTTGGACATGGACGACGCCGTGCAGGGACTCGACTTGCTATTGGAGTATGGTGCGGATATAAACGCTGAAGGAATGACCGGCCATCGTGCAATCTGGGTCGCCACGGCCTACCGCCTGTCTAAATCGGCTTTGAAGGTATTGCTGAAGCGCGGTGCTGATCCAAGTCTATGGCCTGACGAGACTCCTGAGCACGTTGCTGAGCTGCTGTCGTCTGGCGCTTCGCTGCCGGCTAGCCGAACTGTTGGGTTTcttctgaagaagatgcTGCCCGTCTGGAATTGGGACGATATGAGGGAGCTGTTGTCAAGACTGAAATCTCAGGCAGATGACAGCGAGGACTGGCGGCAGGTGAGAATCCTCGAACGGTTTGAATATAAACATGGGGTTGGCTTTTAG
- a CDS encoding uncharacterized protein (InterPro:IPR002110,IPR020683,IPR036770;~go_function: GO:0005515 - protein binding [Evidence IEA]) codes for MGLSDVPPEIVLCIADQLHYSWQVNALGQTCRGCHDILNPYLYLCNKKCSRTSVLYHGICKGFYSLVERLLTDLVSSDALDEAIFIEGLEIAVRRGQLHMVKLLIRAAEHVPELSQWPTILRTSQSQIFWRAASQPNEPIVRLLLEHGVLPALGPDMYMDLRNVVSRFPSVAMTMIETTRWSNAPGLLSLTDVLQYALRHPSDSTPEIVNRVIKKRADPSALIMYGHSQLCLAILCRNYKGARCLLENGVSPDRDGIYLTPLAIALQADDTQTAKMLLEKANTTDILARGTEVSTLFCAAAACGSERMVEELLQRGCSPNTIIQLPPGVRIILDKVPAIVWAARHLQEGTTRLLLEHDAKPHPDALKAVLQSGNLPIAQMLLEAGADPASLGQYIPFIHTAVADEDIFRLLVKRGVLHSGERYRREFLNLALKNGQTPQVQLLLDRGISFHGRGNTVLCSAVHGGVAMLEFIVRHGYKHHEGAGPEPDTLPLNIAVWKKDFAAFKWLMDKQYCAIPSGSALRNMLLQLFGIFCHFQLHETEQALDMLVSRGADLNTFVDPDRPLVRLAVCNEDAAITKAFLDRGLEPILRTGGSPEDVPPEYGSSKSLDLVLQWVVAKYPRSQVKTVLSSMKKRAEQEEQWGDVRHIYRFEDSNGLA; via the coding sequence ATGGGTCTCTCCGACGTTCCACCCGAGATTGTGCTCTGCATTGCAGACCAGCTGCATTATTCCTGGCAGGTGAACGCGCTGGGCCAAACGTGCAGAGGCTGCCATGACATCCTGAACCCGTATTTATACCTGTGCAACAAGAAGTGCTCACGTACTTCAGTCCTTTATCATGGCATTTGCAAGGGCTTTTACTCCCTCGTGGAGAGGTTGCTCACTGATCTTGTCTCTTCAGATGCCCTTGACGAGGCTATATTCATCGAGGGGCTGGAAATAGCCGTCAGGCGTGGCCAGCTGCATATGGTCAAACTACTGATACGCGCTGCAGAACATGTGCCAGAACTATCTCAGTGGCCGACGATCCTAAGAACATCGCAAAGTCAGATCTTCTGGCGTGCAGCTAGTCAGCCAAACGAGCCCATCGTGCGGTTACTGCTCGAGCATGGAGTACTGCCAGCCTTAGGGCCCGATATGTACATGGACCTGAGAAATGTAGTCTCGCGGTTCCCCTCTGTGGCAATGACCATGATAGAGACAACTCGCTGGTCCAACGCGCCTGGGCTCCTATCGCTGACCGACGTATTGCAGTATGCACTTAGACACCCTTCGGACAGTACCCCGGAGATTGTTAACCGCGTTATTAAGAAACGAGCTGATCCTAGTGCACTTATCATGTATGGCCACAGCCAGCTATGTCTAGCAATCTTGTGCAGAAACTATAAAGGGGCACGGTGTCTGCTAGAGAACGGGGTGAGCCCAGACCGGGATGGAATATATCTAACACCACTCGCCATAGCCCTTCAAGCCGACGACACGCAGACCGCAAAGATGCtactggagaaggcgaacacCACAGATATTCTCGCGAGAGGGACAGAGGTAAGCACGTTATTCTGTGCAGCTGCCGCATGTGGCTCAGAACGCATGGTcgaggagctgctgcagagggGCTGCAGTCCCAACACAATTATACAGCTTCCCCCTGGCGTGCGCATTATTCTGGACAAGGTTCCGGCGATTGTGTGGGCGGCAAGACACCTGCAGGAAGGAACAACCAGGCTCCTGCTTGAACATGACGCGAAGCCACATCCAGACGCACTGAAAGCGGTCCTCCAGTCCGGAAATCTACCAATCGCGCAAATGCTTCTAGAGGCCGGCGCTGACCCCGCCAGTCTGGGCCAGTATATCCCGTTCATACATACCGCAGTGGCAGATGAGGATATATTCCGACTGCTAGTAAAGAGAGGCGTGCTCCACAGTGGAGAAAGGTATAGGAGAGAGTTCCTAAATCTCGCACTCAAGAATGGGCAGACACCCCAGGTCCAACTGTTGCTGGATCGAGGTATTTCGTTCCACGGACGCGGCAATACCGTCCTGTGCAGCGCCGTGCATGGAGGAGTTGCGATGCTTGAGTTTATTGTCAGGCATGGGTACAAACACCATGAAGGCGCCGGCCCAGAGCCGGATACTTTGCCTTTGAACATAGCCGTCTGGAAGAAAGACTTTGCGGCGTTCAAATGGCTCATGGACAAGCAGTACTGCGCGATACCATCGGGCAGCGCTCTTCGCAATATGCTCCTTCAACTGTTTGGCATTTTTTGCCATTTCCAGCTCCATGAGACAGAGCAAGCGCTGGACATGCTGGTGAGCCGCGGTGCCGATTTGAATACTTTTGTAGACCCTGATCGCCCGCTTGTGCGGCTGGCCGTGTGTAACGAAGACGCGGCCATTACGAAGGCTTTCCTCGATCGGGGCCTCGAACCGATATTACGCACTGGTGGCAGCCCTGAAGATGTTCCTCCTGAGTATGGGTCTTCTAAGTCCCTTGATCTCGTGTTGCAATGGGTAGTAGCTAAATATCCCCGCAGTCAGGTCAAGACGGTGTTGTCCTCAATGAAGAAAAGGGCTGAACAAGAGGAGCAATGGGGGGACGTGAGGCACATCTATCGCTTTGAAGATAGCAATGGGCTGGCTTAG
- a CDS encoding fungal specific transcription factor domain-containing protein (COG:S;~EggNog:ENOG410PMEI;~InterPro:IPR007219;~TransMembrane:1 (o268-290i);~go_function: GO:0003677 - DNA binding [Evidence IEA];~go_function: GO:0008270 - zinc ion binding [Evidence IEA];~go_process: GO:0006351 - transcription, DNA-templated [Evidence IEA]) yields MILQCLDLKKLGKLLSRLSDAPQLMMKRLAETAIRLVTTHDELLGTVEGIECVMMEGSYQANCGNFRPAWMAVRKAMTLAQAMGIHRPGPCPVRFLDTRRRVDHLFLWHRILYIDRFMSLMMGLPQGSMDRGMAAERGLALDTPMGRLERGHRGIASRILELNDGHPRQYPMDKVQEIDRDIQNAADMVPTGWWIAPNLASEETTDWDTIRLVNQVYHYGLIIQLHIRDMLGSTSTEAEQLGNYSQTACVNASREILTRYITLRNSNLVAYTCRVIDFFTISATFLLLIAHLRQHAPTPHTLNHLAHQRPSDRAMVSQVIENLQNIGWVSQDRIIANSASLLNRLLDVEAEAAKGRLYSTHSIDTPEEVAQETEKGPPPATTGLRFCIPNFGFVRIVPDGYIRKEEPRSNVAGISQSGPLRTPDSGEGGPEWDRAAVEQGVLAQAQGPAQEQPWDAYSEAAADDWTLQGLDMTFFDSLLQGPLMASDGHI; encoded by the coding sequence ATGATCCTGCAGTGTCTTGACTTGAAGAAATTAGGAAAGCTACTCTCTAGACTGTCCGATGCACCGCAGTTAATGATGAAGCGATTAGCGGAAACTGCAATCCGGCTGGTCACGACCCACGACGAACTGCTTGGAACAGTCGAAGGCATAGAATGCGTCATGATGGAGGGCAGTTACCAGGCAAACTGTGGAAACTTCCGCCCTGCCTGGATGGCGGTTCGCAAAGCGATGACCTTGGCCCAGGCAATGGGAATTCATCGACCTGGCCCATGTCCAGTGCGTTTCCTTGATACTCGTCGCAGGGTTGATCATTTGTTCTTATGGCACCGCATTCTTTATATTGATCGGTTTATGTCCCTGATGATGGGTCTGCCCCAGGGCTCCATGGATCGAGGTATGGCTGCCGAAAGGGGTCTTGCGCTTGATACTCCGATGGGCCGACTGGAACGAGGCCACCGTGGCATTGCGTCTCGTATTCTGGAACTGAATGATGGCCACCCACGACAGTATCCAATGGACAAGGTTCAGGAGATCGATCGCGACATTCAGAATGCGGCAGATATGGTGCCCACCGGGTGGTGGATAGCCCCCAATTTGGCCAGCGAAGAGACCACAGACTGGGACACAATACGCCTAGTAAACCAAGTCTACCACTACGGATTGATAATCCAACTCCATATCCGCGACATGCTGGGGTCTACCAGCACAGAAGCGGAGCAGCTGGGCAATTACTCTCAAACCGCCTGCGTGAATGCCTCCCGCGAGATCCTCACGCGGTATATAACCCTGCGGAATTCTAACCTGGTAGCGTACACCTGCCGAGTTAttgacttcttcaccatctccgcGACATTCCTCCTCCTTATCGCCCACCTCAGACAACATGCACCCACTCCCCACACACTAAACCACCTAGCCCACCAACGCCCGAGCGACAGAGCTATGGTTTCCCAAGTTATAGAGAATCTGCAGAACATTGGCTGGGTAAGCCAGGATCGAATCATCGCCAATTCCGCAAGTTTATTAAACCGGCTACTCGACGTAGAAGCCGAAGCAGCAAAGGGCCGGCTCTACAGCACGCATAGTATTGACACTCCCGAAGAGGTTGCgcaggagacggagaaaggACCGCCACCAGCAACCACAGGACTTCGCTTCTGTATTCCGAATTTTGGTTTCGTCAGGATTGTGCCGGATGGGTATATCCGGAAGGAGGAACCTAGGTCTAACGTAGCGGGTATAAGTCAATCTGGGCCCCTGCGTACGCCTGACTCGGGTGAAGGAGGACCAGAGTGGGATAGAGCAGCTGTAGAACAAGGTGTACTGGCTCAAGCACAAGGACCCGCGCAAGAGCAACCGTGGGATGCGTATTCTGAGGCAGCGGCCGATGACTGGACGTTACAGGGACTGGATATGACCTTTTTCGATTCTCTGCTACAAGGCCCGTTGATGGCTTCTGATGGGCATATATAA